The Lutra lutra chromosome 16, mLutLut1.2, whole genome shotgun sequence genome segment TCTGCACCCCCCGACCCTGACACACAGCTGGCCTGCGGCCGAAGGGAAAGACAGAGTTAGCGCCGGGCCGGGCTGCCGGGCCCACGGCGGGTTCCCTGCGCGAGGCCGccgggcggcggggaggggaggccgCGTGGgggcccggccccggcccggcgGCGACGAGGCTGGGGGGCGGGAGCAGGGGTGCGGGAGGGCGCGGAGGGGTCGCCGGCCGCGGCTCGTTACCTGCAGGTTAAACACCTGAACCGGCAGCGGCATCTTCACCGACCCCGCCGCGGCGCGCCGTCCACTTCCGGGGCAGCACCATCCACTTCCGGGGCAGCGCATCCGgggcgcggcgggcggggcggcTCTTAAAGGGGCCGCTGCGCGGCCTGGGCCCGGGCGGTGCCCGCGGGTCCCGCGGCCGCATGAGCCGCGCGCGGGGGGCGCTGTGCCGGGCCTGCCTCGCGCTGGCCGCGGCCCTGGCCGCGCTACTGCTGCTGCCCTTGCCACTACCCCGCGTACCGGCGCcggcccccgcccctgccaggGCTCCCAGTCCGAGCGCCGGCCGGCGGGCATCCCCCACCCGACCCGCCTCCGTCCCCCGCCTGCGGCCGGACGACGTCTTCATCGCTGTCAAGACCACCCAGAAGAACCACGGGCCACGCCTGGGGCTGCTGCTGAGCACCTGGATCTCCCGGGCCCGCCAGCAGGTGGGCCTCGCCCCGGGATCCCCGATCCCGGCACCCCAGCCCCCGACCCCGGCACCCCTATCCCCCGGTGCCGGACCTCAACCGTCCGCGCCCCCTACACccctgtccctgcaagggctgcCCCGGAGACCTCATCCCCGGGACCCCCTGCccactgctgtgtccccagagTGATGGCCAGACCTTCACTCTGAGTCTGTGGGGACCCAAGCACGGCTGCCCTCCCAGCTGGGTGGGTTCTCTCAGCTGACACTGGACCAAGACCCCACAGATGTCCCGTGAGAGCAGGCCTGGCCCCAACCGCAGCAGGAGACACTGGGGACAGCAGCAGGCCGTCGCTAGGGACCCCCGCTCCCCTGTCCCAACCCCAAGAGTCCAGCCCCGTCCTGGGCACCCTCTTCTCATCCCGAAGTTCCATCTCTGAAGCCCAGGCTCACCCAGGGGCGTCTCTGCAGCTCCATCCCGGTCCCCCTGGGGCTTCACAGGTTGTCTCTCCCCAGACGTTCATCTTCACGGACGGGGATGACCCTGAACTGCGACTCCGGGCAGGTGAGTGCAACTCCCCAGCCTGCATGCATGGGGCCCCCTCATGGATCCTTTGGTGCGGTGACACCCATCTCCCTGCTGTGTAGAGAAGTCCGGGGCGGGGTTGGGGCCGTCGTcgcttgcccagggtcacacagctggtggagAGCAGGGCCAGCATCCAGGCCCCCTACACACACGGGCTGGGCTCTGCCTCCCGCAGCCCTGGCAGGCCTCCCAGGGCCTCGAGCCGGAGCCACAGTCCCCAAACGGTCCCTGAAGACGCTCCAGCAGAGGGCCACTCTTTCCGGGCAGCCCCACTCTGGGCACGTCGTCAACCTGGGCCGGCTTTGCGCTCACAGTGGTGCAGATGGTTGTCACCGGTCTGGGCCCCGTGGGTCAGCAGCTGGCCAGGGCTGCGCGGTTGGACCCGGCCTGGGGGCTTCAAGCAGGGCGAGGTGGCCATGCCCGCTGGACAGCCCCGTTTTGCCCTGATCACCATGGGGCGGGCTGGCCCTCATGCCTCCCCCGTTTCCTGCGCCGGGTAGGCAGCCACGTCATCAACACCAATTGCTCGGCCGTGCATACCCGCCAGGCCCTGTGCTGCAAGATGGCCGTGGAGTATGACAAGTTCATCGAGTCCGGACGCAAGTATGTGGTGGCCTTGCTCCAGTGCCCCCGGGAGAGcccagggctgaggctgggccCACACACGCTTGGGAGCCAGCAGGGGGAGGCCCCCAGCGGCACCAGCCCCTCGCTCCAGAGTACCTCTGGCTGCTCCCAGGTGGTTCTGCCACGTGGACGACGACAACTACGTGAACCCCAGAGGCCTGCTGCGGCTGCTCTCCACCTTCTCGCCCAGCCAGGACATCTACCTGGGCCGGCCCAGCCTGGACCACCCCATCGAGGCCGCCGAAAGGGTCCAGGGAGGGGGCACCGTGAGTGCTGGGCCCGGAGCACGGTTGAGAGCACGGAGACCCCGCTGGGGAAGGGCGGCAGGGTGGAGAGTCTGGTccatgctggggtgggggccctTCAGGAGGTGCTGTGGGAGGAGCTGGGCCCCCAGGAAGCCCCTCACTTGTGCCCGGGGGTCCCCCTGCCCTTTGTGTGGGGAGCAGCTGAGGACACCGCCCTGCCCCAcgtctctctcctcctcaggtAACCACCGTCAAGTTCTGGTTCGCGACAGGCGGAGCCGGCTTCTGCCTGAGCAGAGGCCTCGCTCTGAAGATGAGCCCCTGGGCCAGGTGAAGGGGCGGTGCGTGGGGGGCCGGCTGCCCGGGCTGGGAGGCGGGCATGGTGGTGCTGAGGATGGAGGAGGCCCTGACCCGCTGGCCCCGGCCCCCCACCAGCCTGGGCAGCTTCATCAGCACGGCCGAGCGGGCGCGGCTGCCGGACGACTGCACTGT includes the following:
- the RFNG gene encoding beta-1,3-N-acetylglucosaminyltransferase radical fringe isoform X1; this translates as MSRARGALCRACLALAAALAALLLLPLPLPRVPAPAPAPARAPSPSAGRRASPTRPASVPRLRPDDVFIAVKTTQKNHGPRLGLLLSTWISRARQQLHPGPPGASQVVSPQTFIFTDGDDPELRLRAGSHVINTNCSAVHTRQALCCKMAVEYDKFIESGRKWFCHVDDDNYVNPRGLLRLLSTFSPSQDIYLGRPSLDHPIEAAERVQGGGTVTTVKFWFATGGAGFCLSRGLALKMSPWASLGSFISTAERARLPDDCTVGYIVEGLLGARLLPSSLFHSHLEDLRRLPPDAVLQQVTLSYGGPENPHNVVNVGGFSLQQDPTRFKSVHCLLYPDTDWCPMHKQSDLVAR
- the RFNG gene encoding beta-1,3-N-acetylglucosaminyltransferase radical fringe isoform X2, whose translation is MSRARGALCRACLALAAALAALLLLPLPLPRVPAPAPAPARAPSPSAGRRASPTRPASVPRLRPDDVFIAVKTTQKNHGPRLGLLLSTWISRARQQVVSPQTFIFTDGDDPELRLRAGSHVINTNCSAVHTRQALCCKMAVEYDKFIESGRKWFCHVDDDNYVNPRGLLRLLSTFSPSQDIYLGRPSLDHPIEAAERVQGGGTVTTVKFWFATGGAGFCLSRGLALKMSPWASLGSFISTAERARLPDDCTVGYIVEGLLGARLLPSSLFHSHLEDLRRLPPDAVLQQVTLSYGGPENPHNVVNVGGFSLQQDPTRFKSVHCLLYPDTDWCPMHKQSDLVAR
- the RFNG gene encoding beta-1,3-N-acetylglucosaminyltransferase radical fringe isoform X3, with amino-acid sequence MSRARGALCRACLALAAALAALLLLPLPLPRVPAPAPAPARAPSPSAGRRASPTRPASVPRLRPDDVFIAVKTTQKNHGPRLGLLLSTWISRARQQTFIFTDGDDPELRLRAGSHVINTNCSAVHTRQALCCKMAVEYDKFIESGRKWFCHVDDDNYVNPRGLLRLLSTFSPSQDIYLGRPSLDHPIEAAERVQGGGTVTTVKFWFATGGAGFCLSRGLALKMSPWASLGSFISTAERARLPDDCTVGYIVEGLLGARLLPSSLFHSHLEDLRRLPPDAVLQQVTLSYGGPENPHNVVNVGGFSLQQDPTRFKSVHCLLYPDTDWCPMHKQSDLVAR